A genomic region of Oryzias melastigma strain HK-1 unplaced genomic scaffold, ASM292280v2 sc01568, whole genome shotgun sequence contains the following coding sequences:
- the LOC112139146 gene encoding histone lysine acetyltransferase CREBBP-like, translated as MPTLESLYRQDPESLPFRQPVDPMLLGIPDYFDIVKNPIDLSTIKRKLDTGQYQEPWQYVDDVWLMFNNAWLYNRKTSRVYKYCSKLAEVFESEIDPVMQSLGYCCGRKVC; from the exons ATGCCGACGCTGGAGTCCCTTTACAGGCAGGATCCCGAATCTCTGCCGTTCCGACAGCCCGTAGACCCCATGCTGCTGGGTATTCCT GACTACTTTGACATCGTGAAGAATCCGATAGACCTATCTACCATCAAGCGCAAGCTTGACACGGGGCAGTACCAAGAGCCCTGGCAGTATGTGGATGATGTGTGGCTGATGTTCAACAACGCCTGGCTCTACAACCGAAAGACGTCCCGGGTCTACAAGTACTGCTCCAAGCTGGCGGAAGTGTTCGAGTCGGAGATCGACCCGGTCATGCAGAGCTTGGGCTACTGCTGCGGGAGGAAGGTTTGTTAG